A single window of Triplophysa rosa linkage group LG20, Trosa_1v2, whole genome shotgun sequence DNA harbors:
- the zgc:113307 gene encoding lumican codes for MDIRSILLVLSVFGPAWASTVDLDDYGGVPLWINRFLGEPSVLTLKDRMEPGWFRAVNSQSCPLDCDCPIQWPTALYCEHRGFDQLPTGLPARTQYLFLHGNNITSFGSGEFANATKLRWLILDRNQLLSEQLDNALFSNLTNLVNLFINKNSLTEVPAGLPSSLKQLRLAYNHIEKISSGVFQNLGSLAVLLLQGNRLKTIEEGDFKGLGALNLLDLSHNFLETFPKNLPPSVQQLYLSNNSLTGLTDDSLQGFNRLQYLRLGHNKLKNEGLEPDAFNLTSLVELDLSYNQLTKIPTVPITLLYLYLEVNHIQEFNVSSFCRILGPTSYSRMKILRLDGNMLEYHKLPSDWVFCLRVIHNIYV; via the exons ATGGATATCAGGTCAATTCTTCTGGTACTTTCTGTGTTTGGGCCAGCTTGGGCCTCCACAGTGGATTTGGATGACTATGGAGGTGTGCCTCTCTGGATAAATCGTTTTTTGGGAGAGCCAAGTGTGTTGACGTTAAAAGATCGGATGGAACCAGGATGGTTTCGAGCAGTAAATTCCCAAAGCTGTCCCCTGGATTGCGACTGCCCGATTCAGTGGCCAACCGCACTTTATTGTGAGCACAGGGGCTTTGATCAGCTCCCCACCGGTCTTCCAGCCCGTACACAGTACCTTTTCCTCCACGGGAATAACATCACTTCCTTCGGCTCCGGAGAGTTTGCCAATGCCACCAAACTGCGTTGGCTGATCTTGGATCGCAACCAGCTTCTGAGTGAGCAACTCGATAACGCATTGTTCTCCAATCTGACCAACTTGGTAAATCTCTTCATAAACAAAAATAGCTTAACAGAGGTGCCGGCTGGACTTCCCAGCAGTCTTAAGCAGCTACGTCTTGCATATAACCACATTGAAAAGATTTCCTCGGGCGTTTTCCAAAATCTGGGAAGCCTAGCCGTACTTCTTTTACAAGGCAATCGTCTGAAGACCATTGAGGAGGGTGACTTTAAAG GTCTTGGAGCCCTCAACTTACTGGATCTCAGTCACAACTTCCTGGAAACTTTTCCTAAAAACCTGCCCCCATCTGTCCAGCAGCTTTACCTGTCAAACAACTCGCTGACCGGCCTGACCGATGACAGCCTTCAGGGTTTCAACAGACTCCAATACCTACGGCTCGGACACAACAAGCTGAAGAACGAAGGTTTGGAACCTGACGCCTTCAACCTCACATCTCTGGTAGAGCTGGATCTTTCCTATAACCAGCTGACCAAAATCCCTACAGTTCCCATAACCCTTCTGTACCTTTACCTGGAGGTCAACCACATCCAAG AGTTCAACGTGAGCAGCTTCTGCAGGATACTGGGACCCACGTCATATTCACGTATGAAGATACTGAGGCTGGATGGTAATATGCTGGAGTATCACAAGCTGCCGTCTGATTGGGTGTTCTGTCTACGAGTCATCCATAACATTTATGTTTGA